The following are encoded together in the Salvia hispanica cultivar TCC Black 2014 unplaced genomic scaffold, UniMelb_Shisp_WGS_1.0 HiC_scaffold_631, whole genome shotgun sequence genome:
- the LOC125199698 gene encoding uncharacterized protein LOC125199698 translates to MVHARLGNPPMPSVGEEAANPPSNCIGSSLKNKKCVSRASGSKRIQPTGFSPSPPLKSVNTIADLKDLASSNMESIKQHMERSHSEIAKDFESSKCRLHKRYKIQTQECQRIMDEADKEHKKMFDRINEGREAMKASYAEFIAEAQTTASRLCKTTIPELAKSTEKSISSLKSRFGIS, encoded by the exons ATGGTACATGCTCGACTTGGTAACCCTCCAATGCCATCGGTTGGTGAAGAAGCTGCAAACCCCCCTTCAAATT GTATCGGCTCGTCGTTGAAGAACAAAAAATGCGTTTCTAGAGCATCAGGTTCGAAGCGAATTCAGCCTACTGGATTCTCTCCATCGCCGCCGCTTAAAAGTGTGAACACGATCGCTGATCTGAAGGATCTGGCGTCTTCTAATATGGAATCCATCAAGCAACATATGGAGAGATCGCATTCTGAAATTGCGAAGGATTTTGAGTCTTCAAAGTGTCGCCTGCACAAACGCTACAag ATCCAGACTCAAGAATGCCAGCGAATCATGGATGAGGCAGATAAAGAACATAAGAAGATGTTTGATCGAATCAATGAAGGTAGAGAAGCAATGAAG GCTTCATATGCCGAGTTTATAGCAGAAGCACAGACCACTGCATCTCGTC TATGTAAAACAACTATTCCCGAGCTAGCAAAAAGTACTGAGAAAAGCATTTCTTCACTCAAGAGCCGTTTTGGGATCTCATAA